GGCCGAGCCAGCGAGGAGATCGTTCGGCTCGCAGTATCGCCCGACGCAGCGAGCCCGTTTCGCCATCGAATGGGGCCGCCGGCTGGCGTCAAGCACTCGTCGAGCCCCGCCGGCCGGCGTGGGTTCGGGACAGTCCGAAGGCCTACTGGTACGCCGTCGCCGCGGTGTGTCTCGGGGCCTTCATGGGCCAACTCGACGCCAGCATTGTCACCTTGGCCTTCCCGAGCCTGCACCGGGACTTCAACGCCGGGTTGGGGGTGGTCACTTGGGTCGGCCTGTCATACCTGACCGTGCTGGTCGCGCTGGTGGTGCCGGTGGGGCGGCTGGCCGACATGGTCGGGCGGAAGCTTCTCTACACCTATGGGTTCGTCGTCTTCGTCGTCGGCTCAGTCCTCTGTGGCCTCGCCCCAACCCTTACCAGCCTGGTCGGTTTTCGTGTCCTGCAGGCCATCGGCGCGGCGATGCTCCAGGCCAACAGCGTGGCCATCATTGCCTTGGCGATGCCCAAGGAGATGCTCGGGCGGGCGATCGGGGTGCAGGGGGCAGCCCAAGCCCTGGGTCTGGCCCTTGGGCCGTCCCTCGGTGGTCTGCTCATAGCCGTGGGCGGATGGAGGCTCATCTTCTTTGTGAACGTCCCCGCCGGCATCGCCGGGGCGATCCTCGGCTGGCTCTTCATCCCTCGGAGCAGAGAGCTCCAGCGCCGGGTCCGCTTCGACTGGACGGGCTTGGGGTTGTTCGTCCCGGCGGTGGTGGCGCTGCTGGTTGCCGTGTCCCTCGGGAACGAGCTGGGCTGGATGTCCTCGCTCATCGTGGGGCTGCTCGGTTGCTTCATTGCACTGATGGTGGCCTTCGTGGTCCACGAGCGACGCGCCTCTGCGCCCATCGTCGATTCGGCCTTGTTCCGGAGGATGCGATTCTCTGCTGCACTCGGTGCCGGGCTGCTCTCCTATCTGGTGCTTTTCGGGACTCTCTTCGTCGTGCCCTTCTATCTCGAAAGAGCATTGGGCATGGGTGTGGGCCAGGCGGGCCTGGAGCTCACGGTGATGGCCGTTCTGCTCGGACTGATAGCACCCCTCGCCGGCCGAGCGGCCGACCGCTGGAGCGCTCGCCCGCTCACCGTGCTTGGAATGCTGCTCGTGGCCACCTCACTCGCCGTGCTTGGTCTTGATCAACCAGGAACGGCCGAGCGGCTTGGTGCGTTGGTGGTCCTCGGCGCTGGCCTGGGATTGTTCACCCCGCCGAACAACGCCGCCATCATGGCCACCGCGCCACGGAGCCAAGCCGGTATGGCAAGCGGCATCCTGAACATGACCCGTGGTCTCGGCACGGCGATGGGGCTGGCCTTCACGAGCCTGGTTTTCGGGAGCGTGGCCGGCAGCCAGCTCTCTCCTGGTTCCGTGACGCAAGGCTTCGAGGCTTCAACCGTCTTTCTGGCCGTCGTGGCGGTGGTCGCTGCGAGCCTCGCAGCCGTGGGGGGTCGAGGACCCAACGTCGGCCGTCCGGCACCGGCCCGATGAGCTGTCGTAAAGGCCCGGCCTTGTGGGGGGCTATTACGATAGGTGACCTGCACCCCACGCCGTCCCACGCGCGTGGCGAAAAGAGGCTCGGAGATGCAGATCGCCCTGTAGAGGCCTACGGCGTTGATGGCTCCTGTTAGGTGGAGCCCCCGCTGACATGGAACTGTCAGACAGCCGGAGGCGAGAGCTGAACCCGCCCGCGGTTTTGGGGAATACTTGAGTCAGGTGAGCCGGGAAGCCTGGTCGGCA
The genomic region above belongs to Acidimicrobiales bacterium and contains:
- a CDS encoding DHA2 family efflux MFS transporter permease subunit; this encodes MGDWPSQRGDRSARSIARRSEPVSPSNGAAGWRQALVEPRRPAWVRDSPKAYWYAVAAVCLGAFMGQLDASIVTLAFPSLHRDFNAGLGVVTWVGLSYLTVLVALVVPVGRLADMVGRKLLYTYGFVVFVVGSVLCGLAPTLTSLVGFRVLQAIGAAMLQANSVAIIALAMPKEMLGRAIGVQGAAQALGLALGPSLGGLLIAVGGWRLIFFVNVPAGIAGAILGWLFIPRSRELQRRVRFDWTGLGLFVPAVVALLVAVSLGNELGWMSSLIVGLLGCFIALMVAFVVHERRASAPIVDSALFRRMRFSAALGAGLLSYLVLFGTLFVVPFYLERALGMGVGQAGLELTVMAVLLGLIAPLAGRAADRWSARPLTVLGMLLVATSLAVLGLDQPGTAERLGALVVLGAGLGLFTPPNNAAIMATAPRSQAGMASGILNMTRGLGTAMGLAFTSLVFGSVAGSQLSPGSVTQGFEASTVFLAVVAVVAASLAAVGGRGPNVGRPAPAR